The following are encoded together in the Streptomyces rapamycinicus NRRL 5491 genome:
- a CDS encoding isopenicillin N synthase family dioxygenase, which produces MTDPFPVLDLRDAAGSEETRAEFLNRLRKAIHEVGFFQLVGHGVEDSDDMLELARQFFALPEADRLALNILDSPLFRGYSELGREHTKGIPDQRQQLDIGPEQPTRTSAPGDPAYRCLIGPNEWPKAMPELRPAIESWITRLTDLSHRLLRLMLESLDAPAGFLDDVVDPDPQIHLKLLHYPGPTRTSEDDGSGQGTGIHNDLGLLTLLVQDDNGGLQVAVEEDQFIDVPVIPGAFVVNLGELLEVATRGYVRATLHRVVRPAPGVNRYSIPFFYNPRLDATMQPLPSPYVEGAGGVIDVADNPLFALYGDNVMKGLVRSFPDIVARHHPNLAAAAKSTSA; this is translated from the coding sequence ATGACCGACCCCTTTCCGGTGCTCGACCTCCGTGACGCCGCCGGTTCGGAAGAAACCCGGGCAGAGTTCCTGAACCGGTTGCGCAAGGCCATCCACGAGGTCGGCTTCTTCCAGCTCGTCGGTCACGGTGTCGAGGACTCCGACGACATGCTCGAGCTGGCCCGCCAGTTCTTCGCCCTGCCCGAGGCCGATCGGCTCGCGCTGAACATCCTCGACTCGCCGCTGTTCCGCGGCTACTCCGAACTCGGCCGCGAACACACCAAGGGAATCCCCGACCAGCGCCAGCAGCTGGACATCGGGCCGGAGCAGCCCACGAGGACGTCCGCGCCCGGCGATCCCGCCTACCGGTGCCTGATCGGCCCGAACGAGTGGCCCAAGGCGATGCCCGAGCTGCGCCCGGCCATCGAGTCTTGGATCACCCGGCTGACCGATCTGTCACATCGACTGCTACGGCTGATGCTCGAGTCGCTCGACGCCCCCGCCGGGTTCCTGGACGACGTGGTCGATCCGGATCCGCAGATCCACCTGAAGCTTCTGCACTATCCCGGTCCCACGCGGACGAGCGAGGACGACGGCTCCGGCCAGGGGACCGGCATCCACAACGACCTCGGGCTGCTCACCCTGCTCGTCCAGGACGACAACGGTGGCCTCCAGGTCGCGGTCGAGGAAGACCAGTTCATCGATGTGCCGGTGATCCCGGGGGCGTTCGTGGTCAACCTGGGGGAGCTGCTGGAGGTGGCGACGAGGGGCTATGTGCGTGCCACCCTGCACCGGGTGGTCCGGCCCGCCCCGGGCGTCAACCGCTACTCCATTCCCTTCTTCTACAACCCTCGGCTGGACGCCACGATGCAGCCGCTGCCCAGCCCATATGTCGAGGGCGCCGGCGGAGTCATCGACGTCGCCGACAACCCGCTGTTCGCGCTGTACGGCGACAACGTCATGAAGGGGCTGGTCCGCTCCTTCCCCGACATCGTGGCCCGGCACCACCCGAACCTGGCCGCGGCGGCCAAGTCCACGAGTGCCTGA
- a CDS encoding AfsR/SARP family transcriptional regulator produces the protein MRINLLGPLQAYGDDHRVDLAPAAQKVRQTLALLVLNAGRVVRFEQLMDELWDDDPPASAHTALQTYVYQLRKRFSLGNPRSGGAVRAAGPLLGTVDGGYQLSLPADHVDVFRCEPLLARARAEFRDEDFARARDTAAAALQLWRDDALVDVRKGPALQAEAVRLKELRTSAHHLRIEADLHLGRHHEVLGELSSMAGREPTNEWAQRNLMTALYRMDRRVEALQVYQRARERIATELGLDPSPELQALHTAVLTSDEELLRPAGRLTAVTAATRAPCHLPAPRERLTGRAGQLARITAALAGRAREDRPLVIVGGAPGTGKSELCLHAAHQVSGHYPDGRLYARLRDGAGRRVRPAEILRSFLRGLGATEEQLRLGTTDLSLLFRSWTADLRVLVVLDDVCDVRDLTPLLPSGGGCGVVIGSRRRLFVSSSAVHVELAGLSFDDCLHLLASSVPNHRTTMDPEGLRRLAGLCRGLPGALFAVASQLRRRPHWTARQATAWVLASGGGDSDPLGVRAGFDRTLATLPAESRSLAYALLSPGVPDRLTPALAAVALGISDQRAEDLLEELSESYLLRARHLCVNGRFSYEWEPGVRPFAARRSNAPVMCSA, from the coding sequence ATGAGAATCAACCTTCTCGGGCCGCTCCAGGCCTACGGGGACGATCACCGCGTCGACCTGGCGCCGGCCGCCCAGAAAGTACGTCAGACACTGGCACTGCTCGTGCTGAACGCGGGCCGGGTGGTGCGCTTCGAGCAACTCATGGACGAACTGTGGGACGACGACCCACCGGCCAGCGCGCACACCGCCCTGCAGACGTATGTGTACCAGCTCAGGAAGCGGTTCTCCCTCGGCAACCCGAGGAGCGGCGGCGCGGTACGGGCGGCCGGCCCGCTGCTGGGCACGGTCGACGGCGGCTACCAGCTTTCGCTGCCCGCCGACCACGTGGATGTCTTCCGCTGCGAGCCGCTGCTCGCCCGCGCCCGTGCGGAGTTCCGTGACGAGGACTTCGCCCGGGCCCGTGACACGGCCGCCGCGGCGCTGCAGCTGTGGCGGGACGATGCCCTGGTGGACGTACGCAAGGGGCCCGCGCTGCAGGCCGAGGCGGTCCGCCTGAAGGAGCTGCGTACCAGCGCACACCACCTGCGGATCGAAGCCGACCTGCACCTCGGCCGGCACCACGAGGTGCTCGGCGAACTCAGCTCGATGGCCGGGCGGGAACCCACGAACGAGTGGGCCCAGCGCAATCTGATGACGGCTCTCTACCGCATGGACCGGCGGGTGGAGGCGCTCCAGGTCTACCAGCGGGCACGCGAGCGGATCGCCACCGAGCTGGGCCTCGACCCTTCCCCCGAACTCCAGGCCCTGCACACGGCCGTGCTCACGTCGGACGAGGAGCTGCTGCGTCCCGCCGGGCGGCTGACGGCCGTGACCGCCGCCACCCGGGCGCCCTGCCATCTGCCCGCCCCGCGCGAACGCCTGACCGGACGCGCCGGCCAACTGGCGCGCATCACCGCGGCGCTGGCGGGCCGGGCGCGGGAGGACCGGCCGCTCGTGATCGTGGGGGGCGCTCCCGGCACGGGGAAGAGCGAGCTGTGCCTGCACGCCGCGCATCAGGTGAGCGGCCACTACCCGGACGGACGGCTCTACGCACGTCTCCGTGACGGCGCCGGGCGGCGGGTGCGGCCCGCCGAGATCCTCCGCTCGTTCCTGCGTGGACTCGGCGCGACGGAGGAGCAGTTGCGGCTGGGCACCACCGACCTGAGCCTGCTGTTCCGCAGCTGGACCGCCGACCTGCGCGTCCTGGTGGTGCTCGACGACGTGTGCGACGTACGGGACCTGACGCCGCTGCTGCCGTCCGGCGGTGGCTGCGGCGTGGTGATCGGCAGCCGGCGGCGGCTGTTCGTGTCCTCGTCGGCGGTCCACGTCGAACTGGCCGGACTGTCCTTCGACGACTGTCTGCACCTGCTGGCATCCTCCGTGCCGAACCACCGGACCACCATGGACCCGGAGGGGCTGCGGCGGCTGGCCGGGCTGTGCCGGGGGCTGCCGGGCGCGCTCTTCGCGGTGGCTTCGCAGCTGCGCCGCCGCCCGCACTGGACGGCCCGGCAGGCCACTGCCTGGGTCCTCGCGTCCGGGGGCGGCGACAGCGATCCGCTGGGCGTGCGGGCCGGATTCGACCGGACGCTCGCGACGCTGCCCGCCGAGTCGCGGTCCCTGGCGTACGCGCTGTTGTCCCCCGGCGTCCCCGACCGGCTCACGCCGGCGCTTGCCGCCGTGGCCCTGGGGATCAGCGACCAGCGGGCCGAGGATCTGCTGGAGGAACTGTCGGAGAGCTACCTGCTGCGCGCGCGGCACCTGTGCGTGAACGGCCGGTTCTCCTACGAGTGGGAGCCTGGGGTACGCCCGTTCGCGGCGCGGCGGAGCAACGCGCCGGTCATGTGCTCGGCCTGA
- a CDS encoding ATP-grasp domain-containing protein, translated as MPQRPKLVLVGQLSVYPWVFEAAERAGIDLILIPRGDDSAESAGRAKAVVEVLPLDIEENPEGALIALAERYRREPFGGIMAGNERVVPFVARAARELGLTGLTEEAAAVVRDKRSMRQHLREAGLGAPGFVAVEDPDGWTEALTLRFPVVVKPANGHSSLGVIRVDDKDSLEQAVARTWKLIETHHLGAADGSAPESGVLVEEYLDGPEVSAESLVRDGRVRVCGISWKGELAGPYFEETTLRAPAQLPAEILAAIEAEVIGAHHAFGVTEGTTHTEVRLVGGVRPVLLEMGARIGGGGFMHHLVHLSSGIDLAAEAMRIHLGQEPLCWSEEPEPVGHVAAYQVAVGSGGRMKRIRGLDAVRDDPRVDYVVEAVSPGTLLAPYPDHSGYPVMVISRHESDAEAEEYRAHLERTLHVEYEEQG; from the coding sequence ATGCCACAGCGCCCGAAACTCGTCCTCGTCGGCCAGTTGTCCGTGTATCCCTGGGTGTTCGAAGCAGCCGAGCGTGCCGGTATCGACCTGATCCTCATCCCCAGGGGGGACGACTCGGCGGAGTCCGCCGGGCGGGCCAAGGCGGTGGTCGAAGTGCTGCCACTGGACATCGAGGAAAACCCGGAAGGTGCGCTGATCGCGCTCGCCGAGCGCTACCGGCGGGAGCCCTTCGGCGGAATCATGGCGGGCAACGAGAGGGTCGTGCCGTTCGTGGCGCGCGCCGCCCGAGAGCTGGGCCTCACCGGCCTGACCGAGGAGGCGGCGGCCGTGGTGCGCGACAAGCGCAGCATGCGCCAGCACCTGCGGGAGGCGGGTCTGGGCGCGCCCGGCTTCGTGGCCGTCGAGGATCCGGACGGCTGGACCGAGGCGCTGACCTTGCGGTTCCCCGTCGTGGTCAAGCCGGCGAACGGCCACTCCAGCCTCGGTGTGATCCGTGTGGATGACAAGGACAGCCTTGAGCAGGCCGTGGCCCGCACCTGGAAGCTCATCGAAACCCACCACCTGGGGGCCGCCGACGGATCGGCCCCGGAATCCGGTGTGCTGGTCGAGGAGTACCTGGATGGGCCGGAGGTCTCCGCCGAATCCCTCGTGCGCGACGGGCGGGTACGGGTCTGTGGCATCAGCTGGAAGGGGGAACTGGCGGGTCCCTACTTCGAGGAGACCACGCTGCGGGCCCCCGCCCAGCTGCCCGCCGAGATACTCGCCGCGATCGAGGCGGAGGTGATCGGTGCCCACCACGCCTTCGGCGTCACGGAGGGCACCACGCACACCGAAGTGCGGCTGGTCGGCGGGGTGCGGCCGGTGCTGCTGGAGATGGGCGCGCGGATCGGCGGCGGCGGCTTCATGCACCACCTCGTCCACCTCAGCAGCGGGATCGACCTGGCCGCCGAGGCGATGCGCATCCACCTCGGCCAGGAACCGCTCTGCTGGAGTGAGGAGCCGGAACCGGTCGGCCACGTGGCGGCCTACCAGGTGGCGGTCGGCAGCGGTGGACGGATGAAGCGGATACGCGGCTTGGACGCGGTGCGCGACGACCCGCGGGTGGACTACGTGGTGGAGGCCGTGAGCCCCGGCACACTGCTGGCCCCCTACCCGGACCACTCCGGATACCCGGTCATGGTGATCTCCCGTCATGAGTCGGATGCCGAGGCCGAGGAGTACCGCGCCCACCTCGAGCGGACGCTGCACGTCGAGTACGAAGAGCAGGGTTGA
- the sbnA gene encoding 2,3-diaminopropionate biosynthesis protein SbnA has product MGTPLIPLADEQCDIVAKLEFCNPTGSSKDRSALWILEQAIGRGEIARGTTVVESSSGNFALALAFYCRMLGISFVPVIDPNCNEATEAQLRLLCERVEKVAIRDGSGSYLKNRLSRVRELLVELDSAYWPNQYANPDARDAHYHFTAGELIAQAGPLDYLFVGVGTGGTIAGLSRRIKETYPDCVVVAVDAEGSVIFGGPPKKRRIPGIGSSIVPPLCGQALIDHVEIVSEARAVEACSALAAEYGLYAGGSTGSTYAAVQDYFARHRPGTHRPRVAFIAADRGHAYAQTIYDPLWVQQLHAETAQTPGVETLAVN; this is encoded by the coding sequence ATGGGAACCCCGCTGATTCCTCTGGCGGACGAGCAGTGTGACATCGTCGCGAAGCTGGAATTCTGCAATCCCACGGGAAGCAGCAAAGACCGTTCGGCGCTGTGGATTCTGGAACAGGCGATCGGCCGCGGGGAGATAGCGCGGGGCACGACGGTGGTCGAGTCCTCGTCCGGCAATTTCGCGCTGGCCCTGGCCTTCTACTGCCGGATGCTCGGCATCTCGTTCGTCCCGGTCATCGATCCGAACTGCAACGAGGCCACCGAGGCCCAGCTCCGGCTGCTGTGCGAGCGGGTGGAGAAAGTCGCCATCCGTGACGGGTCGGGCAGCTACCTGAAGAACCGGCTGTCCCGGGTCCGGGAACTGCTGGTCGAACTCGACTCGGCCTATTGGCCCAACCAGTACGCCAATCCCGATGCCCGCGACGCGCATTACCACTTCACCGCGGGCGAGCTGATCGCACAGGCCGGCCCGCTGGACTATCTCTTCGTCGGCGTGGGCACCGGCGGCACGATCGCCGGGCTCTCCCGCCGGATCAAGGAAACCTACCCCGACTGCGTCGTCGTCGCCGTCGACGCCGAAGGCTCGGTGATCTTCGGCGGCCCGCCGAAGAAGCGGCGGATCCCCGGCATCGGCTCCAGCATCGTGCCACCGCTGTGCGGCCAGGCGCTGATCGACCACGTCGAGATCGTCTCCGAGGCACGAGCCGTCGAGGCCTGCTCCGCCCTGGCCGCCGAGTACGGCCTGTACGCGGGCGGCTCGACCGGCAGCACCTACGCCGCCGTCCAGGACTACTTCGCCCGGCACCGCCCCGGCACCCACCGTCCCCGGGTCGCCTTCATCGCCGCCGACCGCGGCCACGCCTACGCCCAGACCATCTACGACCCCCTATGGGTCCAGCAACTGCACGCGGAAACGGCACAAACCCCCGGCGTCGAAACCCTGGCCGTCAACTGA
- the sbnB gene encoding 2,3-diaminopropionate biosynthesis protein SbnB, with translation MVPPPMTVIGAGDIAAETDRHRPELIEVVRAAYLAHDAGQSSNPHSSFLRFPHQSRSRIISLPAYLGGEFEVAGNKWIASFPDNTQHGIPRASATLILNDCVTGYPFACMESSIVSATRTAASAVLGAQTLLGARRARRVGIVGTGLIAQHVWRFLRDLDWEIDGFRLFDLDPAAADRFAAVVAEHTEAEIVVAEAVEDAFTDCDLVVLTTVAGEPHLHDPGLLAHNPVVLHLSLRDLAPELILAAQNFTDDVDHAVRERTSLHLTEQRTGNRDFVDGTLADLLRGRLHRQHGRPAIFSPFGLGVLDLAVGKWVHDRVVAAGRGHRERDFFTGVGV, from the coding sequence ATGGTCCCGCCGCCCATGACCGTGATCGGCGCGGGCGACATCGCCGCCGAGACGGATCGTCACCGTCCAGAGCTCATCGAGGTCGTCCGTGCCGCCTACCTCGCGCACGATGCCGGACAGAGCTCGAACCCGCACAGCTCGTTCCTGCGCTTCCCCCACCAGAGCCGGTCGCGCATCATCTCCCTGCCCGCCTATCTGGGCGGCGAGTTCGAGGTCGCCGGCAACAAGTGGATCGCCAGCTTCCCGGACAACACCCAGCACGGGATCCCCCGCGCCTCGGCCACGCTGATCCTCAACGACTGCGTCACCGGCTATCCGTTCGCCTGCATGGAGTCCTCCATCGTCTCGGCGACGCGGACCGCGGCCTCCGCGGTACTGGGCGCGCAGACGCTGCTCGGCGCGCGCCGTGCCCGCCGGGTCGGCATCGTGGGCACGGGTCTGATCGCCCAGCACGTATGGCGGTTCCTGCGTGATCTCGACTGGGAGATCGACGGCTTCCGGCTCTTCGACCTCGACCCGGCGGCGGCGGACCGCTTCGCCGCCGTCGTGGCCGAGCACACCGAGGCCGAGATCGTGGTCGCCGAGGCGGTGGAGGACGCGTTCACCGACTGCGACCTGGTGGTGCTGACCACGGTGGCCGGCGAACCGCATCTGCACGACCCCGGGCTGCTGGCCCACAACCCGGTGGTCCTGCATCTGTCCCTGCGCGACCTCGCCCCCGAGCTGATCCTCGCCGCCCAGAACTTCACCGACGACGTCGACCACGCCGTACGCGAGCGCACCTCGCTGCACCTGACCGAACAGCGCACCGGCAACCGGGACTTCGTCGACGGCACCCTCGCCGACCTGCTGCGCGGGCGGCTGCACCGGCAGCACGGACGCCCGGCGATCTTCTCGCCGTTCGGACTCGGCGTACTCGACCTCGCCGTCGGCAAGTGGGTGCACGACCGGGTCGTCGCCGCGGGCCGGGGCCACCGCGAGAGGGACTTCTTCACCGGGGTGGGGGTCTGA
- a CDS encoding MbtH family protein, with the protein MSASPAARPDGDRYVVVVNHEEQYSVWFADRELPDGWTATGAQGTRQECLDHIEQVWTDLTPRSVRAAR; encoded by the coding sequence ATGAGCGCCTCACCCGCCGCGCGCCCCGACGGGGACCGGTACGTCGTCGTGGTGAACCACGAGGAGCAGTACTCGGTCTGGTTCGCCGACCGTGAGCTGCCCGACGGCTGGACCGCCACCGGCGCGCAGGGCACCCGCCAGGAGTGCCTGGACCACATCGAGCAGGTGTGGACCGACCTGACCCCGCGCTCCGTACGAGCCGCACGATGA
- a CDS encoding thioesterase II family protein, producing the protein MTAGALATAWLRGLGGREHTARWRLFVFPHAGAGASAYRLAAHLPETVEVCTVQLPGRENRLAEPALTSLDDAVAALAPLIADHTDLPYAFFGHSMGALIAFETARRLRALGTRLPDRLFLSSMRAPGLPDRDPRHTLPDDKLLATAEFDGVDPELQELLLPLLRADLTLCETYTHRAEAPLPCGLTVLAGSDDESVDRTELSGWREHTSADFELHLFPGAPHLYVRGAERQLAETITRTFPARG; encoded by the coding sequence ATGACGGCGGGTGCCCTCGCGACGGCCTGGCTGCGCGGGCTCGGCGGCCGTGAACACACCGCGCGGTGGCGCCTGTTCGTCTTCCCGCACGCCGGGGCGGGCGCCTCCGCCTACCGGCTGGCGGCGCACCTGCCGGAAACCGTCGAAGTCTGCACGGTCCAGTTGCCCGGCCGGGAGAACCGGCTCGCCGAACCGGCCCTGACGTCGCTGGACGACGCCGTGGCCGCGCTCGCGCCGCTCATCGCGGACCACACGGACCTGCCGTACGCCTTCTTCGGGCACAGCATGGGCGCCCTGATCGCCTTCGAGACGGCCCGGCGGCTGCGTGCGCTCGGCACACGCCTGCCCGACCGCCTGTTTCTGTCGAGCATGCGCGCCCCCGGCCTGCCGGACCGCGACCCGCGGCACACGCTGCCCGACGACAAGCTGCTCGCCACGGCCGAATTCGACGGCGTGGACCCCGAGTTGCAGGAGCTGCTGCTGCCGCTGCTGCGCGCGGACCTGACGCTGTGCGAGACGTACACGCACCGGGCCGAGGCACCCCTGCCCTGTGGCCTGACCGTTCTGGCCGGCTCGGACGACGAAAGCGTCGACCGGACGGAGCTCAGCGGCTGGCGCGAGCACACCTCGGCCGACTTCGAACTGCACCTGTTCCCGGGCGCCCCCCACCTGTATGTGCGCGGCGCGGAACGACAGCTGGCAGAGACGATCACGCGTACCTTCCCCGCACGGGGCTGA